From one Nitrososphaerales archaeon genomic stretch:
- the ppdK gene encoding pyruvate, phosphate dikinase, whose translation MAKDIYLFEEGDGKNKKLLGGKGAGLCQMTQLGLPVPPGFIITTEVCKKYYEAGMRLPDGLMDKVREAMAHVERKTGKKFGDPHNPLLVSVRSGAAVSMPGMMDTILNLGLNDSTVQGLIEQTGDARFAYDAYRRFIQLFGKIVLGVDEKLFTEVFEEAKRKAGVKNDYELDAESLKAVVQKFKEICEKETGAPFPEDPYVQLEKAIASVFKSWMGKRAVDYRREFKITPDIADGTAVNIVAMVFGNLGFNSATGVVFTRDPATGAKGLYGDYLVNAQGEDVVAGIRTPKPIDELKKEMPESYRELVEICDRLERFYKEPQDVEFTIERGKLYMLQTRDAKMNALALVRTSVDMCKEGILTKEEALLRIKPDQLEQLLHKTVDPKANVKPIAKGVNASPGAACGKVVFDADEAERLGRSGERVILVREETKPEDIHGFFAAQGILTSRGGKTSHAAVVARSMGKPCVVGAGEVLIDLEKRLFTVGDIVVKEGDLITIDGTTGNVYLGEVPMIEPQLSVHLKELLSWANEFRRLGVRANADTPEAARLARSFGAEGIGLCRTERMFNAPDRLPIVVSMILAESKEERMDALNKLMPMQKNDFKEILRAMEGYPVTIRLLDPPLHEFLPRFEELVEEVYRLKYSKGSEAELLEKQKILSRVRVMTEVNPMLGHRGVRVGITHPEIYEMQVRAICEAAAELMIEGVNVKPQIMIPQVAAAEELVVVKEIVDRVKEEVEKKYGLKIPIKFGTMMEVVRACLTADRIAEVTDFFSFGTNDLTQGTFSFSREDAENKFLPIYNSKGILKYNPFQTLDEEGVGKLIKMAVELGKAANPEIEIGICGEHGGDPDSITFCHKANLTYVSASPYRIPIAILAAAQAAIKDKARKA comes from the coding sequence CACTACCGAAGTCTGCAAAAAATACTATGAAGCTGGAATGCGCCTTCCCGATGGATTGATGGATAAAGTTCGAGAAGCCATGGCCCATGTGGAGAGGAAGACAGGTAAGAAGTTTGGAGATCCACATAACCCGCTCCTGGTCTCTGTAAGATCTGGTGCTGCGGTCTCCATGCCGGGGATGATGGATACGATTCTCAACCTCGGTCTGAATGATAGCACCGTACAGGGCTTAATAGAGCAGACCGGTGATGCGCGTTTTGCTTATGATGCGTATAGAAGGTTTATACAACTTTTCGGCAAGATCGTCCTTGGCGTCGATGAGAAATTATTCACGGAAGTCTTTGAAGAAGCGAAAAGGAAGGCTGGTGTGAAGAACGATTATGAATTGGATGCGGAATCGTTAAAGGCTGTGGTACAGAAGTTTAAAGAAATCTGTGAAAAAGAGACTGGTGCACCCTTCCCTGAAGATCCCTATGTTCAACTGGAGAAGGCGATAGCTAGTGTATTTAAGAGTTGGATGGGGAAGAGGGCCGTCGATTATAGGCGGGAGTTCAAGATAACACCAGATATCGCCGATGGGACTGCAGTGAATATAGTGGCGATGGTCTTCGGAAATCTTGGTTTTAACAGTGCTACTGGTGTAGTCTTCACTCGAGATCCTGCTACAGGCGCTAAAGGTCTGTATGGAGATTACTTGGTAAATGCTCAAGGCGAGGATGTGGTCGCTGGTATAAGAACACCAAAGCCGATCGATGAATTGAAGAAAGAAATGCCCGAAAGTTATCGTGAATTGGTAGAGATATGTGATCGATTGGAACGTTTCTATAAAGAGCCACAGGATGTCGAATTCACAATCGAAAGGGGCAAATTGTACATGCTTCAAACGAGAGATGCAAAGATGAATGCGTTGGCCCTCGTCAGAACATCTGTAGATATGTGTAAAGAGGGTATCTTAACAAAAGAGGAGGCTCTATTACGAATAAAACCCGATCAACTTGAGCAACTATTACACAAAACCGTCGATCCAAAGGCTAACGTGAAACCAATCGCTAAGGGTGTTAACGCTTCACCGGGTGCGGCCTGTGGTAAGGTAGTCTTTGATGCGGATGAAGCCGAGCGGCTTGGTAGAAGTGGTGAAAGGGTAATCCTAGTAAGAGAAGAAACAAAGCCGGAAGATATTCATGGATTCTTCGCTGCACAAGGTATATTAACGAGTAGGGGCGGTAAGACGAGCCATGCGGCTGTAGTGGCGAGAAGTATGGGTAAGCCGTGTGTAGTAGGGGCTGGAGAAGTCCTCATCGATCTTGAGAAGCGTCTATTCACAGTTGGTGATATCGTGGTGAAGGAGGGCGATTTGATAACTATCGATGGTACCACGGGCAACGTGTATCTAGGAGAGGTTCCCATGATCGAGCCTCAGCTCTCAGTCCATCTAAAGGAGTTATTATCCTGGGCCAACGAATTCCGCAGACTCGGTGTAAGGGCGAATGCCGATACACCGGAAGCTGCAAGGTTGGCACGAAGTTTTGGAGCGGAGGGTATCGGACTCTGCAGGACGGAAAGGATGTTCAACGCTCCCGATCGACTTCCTATAGTGGTCAGTATGATATTGGCAGAGAGTAAAGAAGAGAGGATGGATGCTTTAAATAAACTCATGCCCATGCAAAAGAACGATTTTAAAGAGATTTTAAGGGCCATGGAAGGATATCCTGTAACCATCCGACTACTCGATCCACCATTACATGAATTCTTACCGAGGTTTGAAGAGCTCGTAGAAGAAGTATATCGCTTAAAGTACTCGAAGGGTTCTGAAGCCGAACTTTTAGAAAAGCAGAAGATCCTTTCTCGAGTAAGAGTTATGACCGAGGTCAATCCGATGCTTGGGCATAGAGGTGTAAGAGTTGGTATCACCCATCCGGAGATATATGAAATGCAGGTAAGGGCTATATGTGAAGCTGCAGCCGAGTTGATGATCGAGGGTGTTAATGTTAAACCTCAAATCATGATCCCCCAGGTTGCAGCCGCTGAAGAGCTTGTAGTGGTGAAAGAGATCGTCGATCGTGTTAAAGAGGAGGTTGAAAAGAAGTATGGGCTTAAAATACCGATCAAATTCGGTACGATGATGGAAGTTGTAAGGGCATGCTTGACTGCCGATCGTATAGCAGAGGTCACCGATTTCTTCAGCTTCGGAACCAACGATTTAACTCAAGGAACATTTAGCTTCAGTAGAGAAGATGCAGAGAATAAATTCTTACCCATATATAACTCCAAGGGGATTTTAAAGTACAATCCATTCCAGACACTCGATGAAGAGGGTGTCGGTAAGTTGATCAAGATGGCTGTCGAGCTTGGAAAAGCTGCCAATCCTGAAATCGAGATTGGTATATGTGGAGAGCATGGTGGCGATCCAGATTCGATAACATTCTGTCACAAAGCGAACCTTACGTATGTGAGTGCATCACCCTACCGAATACCCATCGCTATACTCGCTGCTGCACAGGCAGCCATAAAGGATAAAGCTCGTAAAGCTTAA